One window from the genome of Saprospiraceae bacterium encodes:
- a CDS encoding tetratricopeptide repeat protein produces the protein MNKFLSSILLFLTLQNFAQTVDTFKIRLEIDSLIELNQSFSNTRKFDQAIAIIELAENKALETFGKFHSIYVDCIYNHAATLYSMRKLSKAENFYLLSKEIVEKSMEVESPLYSNILNNLGLIYLDMGRFKEAEMLLLKAKNIRESKLGNRSSKYIASLQNLAYLYSEMNRYDLAQAYFTESLKLHETAFGKLNLEYAANLNNQASMYMDMGRYFEAEKIYLEVLSIFKMIKKEDSNDFCMTSNNLGNLYKKMGRYESSEKYYLLAKKIREQIKETETTSYANSLINIGTLKAEIGQLENAEPFLLQAESIISKAIGKANPQYAGCIRNLGILYKGLNNYPLAMQYFLESKKIIEDKLGTENLNYANAIANLADIYMRLYRFDSAQILYSNSLAIIEKKNKSKGSLDYIRGLSNLALLKEKMGFTSEAEQLYQEGINLFESTFGENSLDFVSIFKPFK, from the coding sequence ATGAATAAATTCCTAAGTAGTATTTTATTGTTTTTAACATTGCAAAATTTTGCACAGACAGTCGATACGTTTAAGATTCGCTTAGAAATTGATAGCCTTATTGAACTTAACCAATCATTCAGTAATACCAGAAAATTTGACCAGGCAATTGCAATCATTGAATTAGCAGAAAACAAAGCTTTGGAAACATTTGGTAAGTTTCATAGTATATATGTAGATTGTATATACAATCATGCAGCTACTCTTTATTCTATGCGCAAGTTGAGTAAAGCTGAAAATTTCTATTTATTATCAAAAGAAATTGTCGAAAAGTCAATGGAAGTTGAGAGTCCGCTTTACAGCAACATATTAAATAATTTAGGATTGATCTACTTGGATATGGGCCGATTTAAAGAAGCAGAAATGTTGCTTTTGAAAGCGAAAAATATACGTGAATCCAAATTAGGGAATCGAAGCAGCAAGTACATAGCAAGTCTCCAGAATCTGGCATACTTATATAGTGAAATGAATCGATATGATTTAGCACAAGCCTATTTTACAGAATCTTTAAAATTGCATGAAACAGCTTTTGGAAAGTTAAATTTGGAATACGCCGCCAATTTAAATAATCAGGCTTCTATGTATATGGATATGGGTCGCTACTTTGAAGCAGAAAAAATCTATTTAGAGGTGTTATCCATTTTTAAAATGATTAAAAAGGAGGATTCCAATGATTTCTGTATGACCTCCAATAACCTTGGAAATTTGTATAAAAAAATGGGCAGATATGAATCCAGTGAAAAATATTATCTGCTTGCAAAAAAGATCCGAGAGCAAATCAAAGAAACAGAAACCACTTCGTATGCAAATTCTTTAATCAACATCGGCACCCTAAAAGCTGAAATTGGGCAATTGGAGAATGCAGAACCCTTTTTGCTCCAGGCAGAAAGCATTATTTCAAAAGCAATCGGTAAGGCAAATCCACAATATGCAGGCTGCATTCGAAATTTGGGAATACTCTATAAAGGGTTAAATAACTATCCATTAGCGATGCAGTATTTTTTGGAAAGTAAAAAGATTATTGAAGATAAATTAGGAACTGAAAATTTGAATTATGCAAACGCAATTGCCAATTTGGCCGATATTTATATGAGATTATATCGGTTTGATTCTGCACAAATTTTGTATTCCAATTCCCTTGCAATTATTGAAAAGAAAAACAAGAGTAAAGGAAGTTTGGATTACATCAGAGGGTTATCCAATTTGGCTCTTTTGAAGGAAAAGATGGGATTTACTAGTGAAGCTGAACAACTGTATCAAGAAGGAATTAATTTGTTTGAATCTACTTTTGGAGAGAATAGTTTAGACTTTGTTTCAATTTTTAAACCATTTAAGTAA
- a CDS encoding CHAT domain-containing protein, with product MYWKIGRFEDASELMLRSDTIQRSLLVLGTRHLSEAELLQYNGRFLKHMEQCLSLLYEHPQEAERLQSVCYHDAVFHKGFFLTASKRVKNLALNDSLLAGKYESFNLLNRQLFREYSKGRKEQDAAQITNLKESISILEKELVILIAGSKTDFQQIAVDQIKLKLHPNEVSIEFVKFNVYRPDRADRVMYAALVLTPEKEQPVFIPLFEESQLQQLLAASNRIESISNLYASRGANPMRVSTPTGLYELIWKPLLAEIANKKTIYYSPTGLLHHINFEAITVDQKQILSDQFDLIRLGTTRVIAEWEPQKAQKTGNAYLFGGIDYVSSNSLPIDALKQTEFVSSHHDELSFSYAERSQQGNRDWTYLPGTLKEVESISKILSKAKIPATTFIGSSASEAAFKSIGRSMKAPGILHIATHGYFFSDQVSSSGEKKALDSVKNMEQVSPMDETKKAASSNSKGEFESNEPVFKISDHPMLRSGLILAGANASWMDKSNLENGTEDGILTAFEISQMNLSNTELVVLSACETGLGEIKGHEGVYGLQRAFKIAGVKYLMMSLWQIPDVETKEFMVSFYKHWLTDKHSIPEAFNLAQQEMRIKFGEPYKWAGFVLLE from the coding sequence TTGTATTGGAAAATCGGTCGATTTGAAGATGCTTCAGAATTAATGCTGCGTTCCGATACTATTCAAAGAAGTTTACTTGTTTTGGGAACCAGGCATCTATCTGAAGCAGAATTGCTCCAATACAATGGACGATTTTTAAAACATATGGAGCAATGCCTATCTCTTTTGTATGAGCACCCGCAAGAAGCTGAACGTTTGCAATCCGTTTGTTATCATGATGCCGTCTTTCATAAGGGTTTTTTTCTAACTGCGAGTAAACGAGTTAAAAATCTAGCATTAAATGATTCCTTGCTTGCCGGCAAATACGAATCATTTAATTTATTAAACCGGCAATTGTTTAGAGAATATTCTAAAGGGAGAAAGGAACAAGATGCAGCGCAGATAACAAATTTGAAAGAATCCATCAGCATCCTTGAAAAGGAACTGGTTATTTTAATTGCAGGAAGCAAGACTGATTTCCAACAAATCGCTGTAGATCAAATTAAATTAAAATTGCATCCCAATGAAGTTTCCATTGAGTTTGTTAAATTTAATGTATACAGACCGGATCGAGCAGATCGAGTGATGTATGCAGCCCTCGTGCTGACTCCGGAAAAGGAACAGCCGGTATTTATTCCTCTTTTTGAAGAATCCCAATTGCAACAATTGTTAGCTGCATCCAATCGGATTGAGTCAATAAGTAATTTGTATGCAAGTCGAGGAGCCAATCCAATGAGAGTCTCTACTCCAACTGGATTGTATGAGCTGATTTGGAAACCTTTACTTGCTGAAATAGCTAATAAGAAGACAATTTATTATTCGCCAACTGGATTATTGCATCATATAAATTTTGAAGCAATAACAGTAGATCAGAAACAAATACTTTCAGACCAATTTGATTTGATTAGACTGGGAACCACCCGTGTAATTGCTGAGTGGGAGCCGCAAAAAGCACAAAAGACTGGAAATGCTTATTTGTTTGGTGGGATTGATTATGTTTCTTCTAACTCGCTGCCAATAGATGCGTTAAAACAAACTGAGTTTGTTAGTTCACATCACGATGAACTTAGTTTTTCGTATGCCGAAAGAAGCCAACAAGGAAACCGAGACTGGACTTACTTACCTGGCACTCTCAAGGAAGTTGAAAGCATTTCAAAAATACTGAGCAAGGCAAAAATTCCTGCAACTACATTTATAGGATCCAGTGCATCGGAAGCAGCATTCAAAAGTATTGGTCGAAGTATGAAAGCGCCAGGAATTTTGCATATTGCAACCCATGGTTATTTTTTTTCTGATCAAGTAAGTTCTTCCGGAGAAAAAAAGGCACTCGACAGTGTAAAAAACATGGAGCAAGTCAGCCCAATGGATGAAACTAAAAAAGCAGCATCCTCAAATTCAAAAGGGGAGTTCGAATCAAACGAACCCGTATTCAAAATCTCGGATCATCCTATGTTGCGTTCAGGATTGATACTGGCTGGTGCGAATGCAAGTTGGATGGATAAATCTAATTTAGAAAACGGAACAGAAGATGGGATTTTGACTGCGTTTGAAATCAGCCAAATGAATTTGTCAAACACAGAATTGGTTGTTTTATCAGCTTGCGAAACAGGCCTCGGAGAAATCAAAGGGCACGAAGGCGTTTACGGTTTACAGCGTGCATTTAAAATAGCAGGTGTAAAATATCTAATGATGAGTTTGTGGCAAATTCCAGATGTTGAAACAAAAGAATTCATGGTAAGTTTTTACAAGCATTGGCTGACAGACAAACACAGCATACCGGAAGCATTTAACTTGGCACAACAGGAAATGAGAATAAAGTTTGGTGAACCCTATAAATGGGCGGGATTTGTCTTGTTGGAGTAA
- a CDS encoding T9SS type A sorting domain-containing protein — translation MGGNIKRSIDFRLVKTGDVNDFSMPEQYTPPLFESDLINFTYKDQTYQSNELITLDLNVKEFKNKFGIQGTIQFDTNRLEFFKVGNFKLIGMSDASFSNRYAQDGYLTFCWYDPTGEGISMQDTAEIFSLTFKTKSSGDLCNALQMNSSITALEAYTKNSILTNINILCEPITSTGIVEKTKLQIWPNPFTNQLYIVSSKDVKPLKIQLFDLNGSCQFEKMILNPTNQTVLNLATLPCGMYLIKLQNSEKTFVCKIVKNY, via the coding sequence ATGGGAGGTAATATAAAACGCAGCATTGATTTTAGATTGGTGAAAACGGGAGATGTAAATGACTTTTCTATGCCTGAACAGTATACTCCTCCTCTATTTGAATCAGATCTGATTAACTTTACTTACAAAGATCAAACCTATCAATCAAATGAATTGATAACTCTTGATTTGAATGTAAAGGAATTTAAAAATAAGTTTGGAATACAGGGCACCATTCAATTTGATACCAACCGTTTGGAATTTTTTAAAGTTGGAAATTTTAAGTTAATTGGAATGTCGGACGCAAGTTTTTCCAATCGATATGCACAAGATGGTTATTTGACGTTTTGTTGGTATGATCCAACCGGTGAAGGAATCAGTATGCAGGATACTGCAGAAATTTTCAGTCTGACTTTTAAAACTAAATCATCCGGCGATCTGTGCAATGCCTTGCAAATGAATAGCTCAATCACTGCATTGGAAGCCTACACAAAAAACAGCATTCTAACAAACATTAACATACTATGTGAACCAATAACTTCCACTGGAATTGTTGAAAAAACTAAATTGCAGATCTGGCCAAACCCATTTACAAATCAACTTTATATCGTATCAAGTAAAGATGTTAAGCCACTTAAAATCCAACTTTTTGATTTGAATGGAAGCTGTCAATTTGAAAAAATGATTCTAAATCCAACAAATCAAACGGTATTGAATTTAGCTACACTACCATGTGGCATGTATCTCATAAAACTTCAAAATTCCGAGAAAACGTTTGTTTGTAAAATTGTTAAGAATTATTAA
- the rny gene encoding ribonuclease Y, which translates to MQDVLVAIIGGLMAGMGIGYFIVHAILKRSNQRKLEEINRISDLEIEKARVTAQRMVSEAEMKAEKIVSKAEQKNETIKQQKIQESRDNFARLKADFESYKTTQSVELKERELKAVAIEKEILAKTQDIESREGEVKMLRENLDLQLKIVNKKKEELEFANEKRIKELEQIARMNESEAKEHLLQAVKAKASNDAMIIEREVIEQAKTNANKEAKKIVIQTIQRMCAEYTIENSVSVFNLDSDDIKGQIIGREGRNIRALEAATGAEIVVDDTPEAIVISSFDPIRREIARLSLKRLVADGRIHPARIEEVVAKVKKQLDEQIVEIGERTIIDLDIHGLDPYLVKMIGRMRFRSSYGQNLLKHSSETANLCAVMAAELGLNPKQIKLAKRAGLLHDIGKVAEEESELSHALFGMKLCEKYNENPIIINAVGAHHDEIEMNNIISPIVQACDAISGARPGARREILESYLKRINELEELAMTYEGVQKAYALQAGRELRVIVESEKVTDQYADDLAFMISQKIQDEMQYPGQVKVTVIREKRATAFAR; encoded by the coding sequence ATGCAAGATGTACTTGTAGCAATTATTGGGGGCCTCATGGCCGGAATGGGAATCGGATATTTTATCGTTCACGCCATTCTCAAACGTTCCAATCAACGAAAACTAGAAGAAATTAACCGGATCAGTGATCTGGAAATTGAAAAAGCACGGGTAACCGCGCAACGCATGGTCTCTGAAGCTGAAATGAAGGCAGAGAAAATTGTCTCTAAAGCCGAACAGAAAAATGAAACCATCAAACAACAAAAAATTCAGGAGTCCCGGGATAATTTCGCCCGGCTGAAAGCTGATTTTGAAAGTTATAAAACTACACAGTCCGTTGAACTCAAAGAACGTGAGTTGAAAGCCGTGGCCATCGAAAAAGAAATTCTGGCTAAAACTCAGGATATAGAAAGTCGTGAGGGTGAAGTCAAAATGTTGCGTGAAAATCTGGATCTACAGTTAAAAATTGTCAACAAGAAAAAAGAAGAATTGGAATTTGCCAATGAAAAGCGCATCAAGGAATTGGAACAGATTGCACGCATGAATGAATCTGAGGCAAAAGAACATCTCTTGCAAGCGGTTAAAGCAAAAGCAAGCAACGATGCGATGATTATTGAACGAGAAGTCATCGAACAAGCCAAAACAAATGCAAATAAAGAAGCTAAGAAAATAGTCATCCAAACCATTCAACGGATGTGTGCTGAATACACCATTGAAAATTCAGTTTCTGTATTTAATCTGGACAGCGATGACATCAAAGGACAAATCATCGGACGTGAAGGCCGGAATATCCGTGCCCTGGAAGCTGCTACCGGAGCTGAAATTGTTGTTGACGATACTCCGGAAGCCATCGTAATTTCCAGCTTTGATCCGATCCGACGTGAAATTGCACGCCTTTCATTAAAAAGATTGGTGGCAGATGGAAGAATCCACCCGGCTCGTATTGAAGAAGTCGTTGCGAAAGTGAAAAAACAACTCGACGAACAAATTGTAGAAATCGGAGAACGGACTATCATTGATTTGGATATTCATGGACTGGATCCCTATCTGGTTAAAATGATCGGTCGGATGCGTTTCCGTTCGTCCTACGGACAAAACTTGTTAAAACACTCCTCAGAAACTGCAAACTTGTGTGCTGTGATGGCAGCTGAATTGGGTCTGAATCCCAAGCAAATTAAATTGGCAAAACGGGCCGGACTCTTACACGATATCGGAAAAGTTGCGGAAGAGGAATCTGAATTGTCACATGCTTTATTTGGCATGAAGCTGTGCGAAAAATACAATGAAAATCCAATCATCATCAATGCAGTAGGTGCACACCACGATGAGATTGAAATGAATAATATCATCTCTCCAATCGTGCAAGCCTGCGATGCAATCTCAGGTGCTCGTCCTGGTGCCCGTCGGGAAATTCTGGAATCCTACCTCAAACGGATTAACGAATTGGAAGAATTAGCGATGACGTATGAAGGCGTACAAAAAGCATATGCCCTCCAAGCCGGACGCGAATTGCGTGTAATCGTAGAAAGCGAAAAAGTAACCGACCAATATGCAGATGATCTCGCATTCATGATTTCTCAAAAAATTCAAGACGAAATGCAATATCCCGGTCAAGTAAAAGTGACCGTTATCAGAGAAAAACGGGCAACGGCGTTTGCAAGATAA
- a CDS encoding DUF1624 domain-containing protein: MVIMALDHTRDFIHYDAFLHDPLDIETTSLALYFTRWITHFCAPIFIFLSGVSIYLQSFRKSKIDLSKFLFKRGLWLIFVEFIIMGFLWSFNFQFPMFFLQVIWAIGISMVFMSVLIHLPYILILITGSLIVCLHNVLDGINSTHQGFFWDVLHNGHFAAHAINQDHTLVIVYPFLPWLGVMMLGYCLGKLYEQTISVDFRRNFLLIKGIGLILFFILLRWTNYYGDPIPWSAQNDFLHTLLSFFNINKYPPSLLFLCITLGPALIVLSLTDSINASIASSNKLVKIFNIYGSVPFFYYILHFYLIHLIAGVLYFTRGHAWSEPDIIPNGPPFAFMVSGEGYSLGIVYLVWILVVISLYPLCKWFSEYRKRNSYWWLGYV; encoded by the coding sequence ATGGTCATTATGGCATTAGACCATACCCGGGATTTTATTCATTACGATGCATTCTTACATGATCCCCTGGATATTGAAACAACCAGTCTGGCTTTGTATTTTACAAGATGGATCACGCATTTTTGTGCACCTATTTTTATTTTCCTGTCTGGCGTCTCGATCTATCTTCAAAGTTTTAGAAAATCAAAAATTGATCTCAGTAAATTTTTATTTAAACGAGGGCTTTGGTTGATTTTTGTTGAATTTATTATAATGGGCTTCTTATGGAGTTTTAATTTTCAGTTTCCCATGTTTTTCTTACAAGTTATTTGGGCAATTGGAATCTCCATGGTATTTATGAGTGTTCTTATTCATTTACCCTATATTTTAATATTAATTACGGGTTCGCTAATAGTTTGCTTGCACAATGTGTTGGATGGAATCAATTCAACACATCAGGGTTTTTTCTGGGATGTTTTACACAATGGGCACTTTGCAGCGCATGCAATAAACCAAGATCACACCTTGGTGATTGTGTATCCATTTTTACCATGGTTGGGAGTTATGATGCTTGGCTATTGCCTTGGTAAATTATATGAGCAAACGATTTCAGTAGATTTTCGAAGAAACTTTTTATTAATAAAAGGGATCGGACTGATTTTGTTTTTTATTCTACTTCGTTGGACAAATTATTATGGTGATCCAATTCCCTGGAGTGCACAGAATGATTTTCTACATACGCTCTTATCTTTTTTCAATATCAATAAATATCCGCCTTCCTTATTGTTTTTATGCATTACACTCGGACCGGCATTGATTGTCCTCAGTTTAACCGATTCCATAAATGCTTCCATTGCATCATCGAATAAACTGGTTAAAATATTCAACATATACGGCAGTGTGCCGTTCTTCTATTACATTCTTCATTTTTATTTAATTCACCTCATTGCAGGGGTTTTATATTTTACCCGAGGTCACGCCTGGTCTGAACCGGATATTATTCCCAATGGCCCTCCCTTTGCATTTATGGTTTCCGGCGAAGGCTATTCTTTAGGTATCGTGTACCTGGTATGGATCCTGGTTGTAATCAGTTTATATCCTCTTTGCAAATGGTTTAGCGAGTACCGGAAACGGAATTCGTATTGGTGGCTGGGGTATGTTTAA
- a CDS encoding FAD-binding oxidoreductase has protein sequence MNHPSQIPFQDLKNQLAGELHTDALHLGIYATDASNYQILPLAVALPKNEADVLVILRWSNLNRVPVMARGGGTSLVGQTVARAIVIDFTKYMDSILEFNPQERWAWVEPGIVRDVLNQNLSSYQLHFAPDPATTSRATVGGMIANNSSGTRSIRYGKTLDHVIELKIALANGKIIQCKNLTTVELEEKLELQDEEGHLYRELFKLIQENRTEIEARFPKVMRRVGGYNLDEFLSNEWNLCDLITGSECTLALILAAKINLEPTPKHQCLCVVHFEDFFESIAHVSEIVAFKPAAVELLDHMLIERSRENLETKHYCHFIQGDPGVF, from the coding sequence TTGAACCACCCAAGCCAAATACCGTTTCAGGATCTTAAAAATCAACTTGCAGGCGAATTGCACACCGATGCACTGCATTTAGGAATTTATGCCACCGATGCCAGCAATTACCAAATTCTACCTTTAGCCGTTGCGCTTCCAAAAAATGAAGCTGATGTACTTGTAATTTTACGCTGGTCAAATTTGAATAGAGTTCCAGTGATGGCGCGTGGTGGTGGAACCAGTTTGGTTGGTCAAACAGTTGCCAGAGCCATTGTCATTGATTTTACAAAATACATGGATTCCATTCTGGAATTTAATCCGCAAGAACGATGGGCCTGGGTAGAACCCGGAATTGTGCGGGATGTATTGAATCAGAATTTGAGTTCATATCAACTGCACTTTGCACCAGATCCTGCAACCACTTCGCGCGCAACCGTAGGCGGGATGATCGCAAACAATAGCAGTGGGACCCGCAGCATACGCTATGGAAAAACACTGGATCATGTTATTGAATTAAAAATTGCCCTGGCAAATGGGAAGATCATTCAGTGTAAAAACCTAACCACTGTTGAATTGGAGGAAAAACTTGAATTGCAAGATGAAGAAGGCCATCTTTATCGTGAATTGTTTAAACTTATTCAGGAAAACAGAACAGAAATCGAAGCACGTTTTCCAAAAGTCATGCGACGTGTAGGAGGATACAATCTCGATGAATTTTTAAGCAATGAATGGAATCTCTGTGATTTAATTACTGGCAGTGAATGCACCCTTGCTTTGATTCTTGCTGCAAAAATAAATCTGGAGCCCACTCCAAAACATCAATGTTTGTGTGTAGTTCATTTTGAAGATTTTTTTGAATCCATTGCACATGTATCAGAAATTGTTGCATTCAAACCGGCTGCCGTTGAATTGTTGGACCACATGTTGATTGAACGCAGCCGTGAAAATTTAGAGACCAAACATTATTGCCATTTTATACAAGGAGATCCTGGGGTGTTTTAG